One genomic segment of Sminthopsis crassicaudata isolate SCR6 chromosome 2, ASM4859323v1, whole genome shotgun sequence includes these proteins:
- the ORC6 gene encoding origin recognition complex subunit 6 produces the protein MEPGPVARFGPRLGITDPAILRKAEEYLRLSQVNCTGLSAHTTETSNAVMCLDLAATNVKWPLDRTYLVKLSGLNKKMYQSCLKSFECLLGLNSNLGIKDLAVQFNCMEAVNIASQILQRYEASLPQIQKVDLDLSKPLFTTAALYSACRILKIKVNKDKIVATSGVKKAVFDRLCKQLEKFEQQQVKGESSSSASPPAKRKKIIIEQSKKEIEDEAESPCKPQQSEDSKQDYEEWKRKILENATKAQKK, from the exons ATGGAGCCTGGGCCCGTAGCGCGTTTCGGACCCCGCCTGGGTATCACGGACCCAGCTATCCTGAG GAAAGCTGAAGAGTACCTGCGACTCTCCCAAGTAAACTGCACTGGATTGTCTGCTCATACAACAGAAACAAGTAATGCAGTCATGTGTTTGGACCTTGCTGCCACCAATGTGAAATGGCCTTTAGACAGA ACTTACTTAGTAAAACTTTCTGGTTTGAACAAGAAGATGTATCAAAGCTGTCTTAAGTCTTTTGAGTGTTTgctgggcctgaattcaaatcttggaATAAAAGACTTAGCTGTACAGTTTAACTGCATGGAAGCAGTAAACATAGCTTCACAGATACTGCAGAG GTATGAAGCCAGCCTTCCCCAGATACAAAAAGTAGATCTAGATTTGTCCAAGCCCCTTTTCACAACAGCTGCATTGTATTCAGCATGCAg gatCCTAAAGATAAAAGTGAATAAAGACAAAATAGTGGCTACATCTGGTGTAAAGAAAGCTGTTTTTGATAGACTctgtaaacaattggaaaagttTGAACAGCAACAAGTTAAGG gagAATCTAGCAGTTCAGCTTCTCCACCAGCCAAAAGAAAGAAGATTATAATTGAACAGTCCAAGAAAG AAATAGAGGATGAAGCAGAGTCTCCATGTAAGCCCCAGCAAAGTGAAGATtcaaaacaagattatgaagagtggaaaagaaaaatcttagaaaatgcTACTAAAGCACAAAAGAAGTGA